Genomic segment of Rickettsiella endosymbiont of Xylota segnis:
ACAGTATAAGCGTTCGCATCCAACACACTATTACCTAAATTCAACGATTGAAGCGTAGGATGTCGTTCTAAAATATGACAAAGTGCTTCCCAAGAAGACGGATTAGCTTCGGTAATATGGAGGTGTAAATGGTCTAATTTAGAATTCACTAAAAAAGGGATTAAAGCCATTTGCTGTTTCGATAGCGAAAAAGGACTTATAGTTAATTCTTTCAAGCCAGAAATTTGGGCCAATGAATTAAGTAATTGACTGTAAGATTTCTGAGTAGCTTCTAGATCAACCTGATGGTTGGGGTAGAAAAACAGCTGATCCAATTCGATTGAGCTCCAGGGTTGCGTTAATAAAGAAATGAAATCTTTTTGCAATGCCTCGAGTGGCGTTTCTTCCGGTGGATGCCAATACACTTCCTCTGAATATCCAAAATTCATCGGCGCGTTCAAGCTATGGGGAGAGCCCATTTGACGAATGGCGAAATCTCCATAGCTATCTTGCCATCGACGTGGAACATGTTGAATGACTGGCCCCGAATGATGTTTCTTCCGAGGTGCATCAGGAATCATTTGAATATCCTTTAAGCGAATGCGTAAAGGAATGCTAAATTGGCTCTGTTTAAGTTTTTCGATATTTCTTTGGAGATTCTGAATATTTTCAGAGGAAAATTCAGCATTTTTTAATTCAAAGAAACCATTCTCAGAAAAATTTTTTAATGCAGAGGGGAAAGGCATAATTAACTCCTTTTGTTGTTGTTCCCTATTATTAATTATAAGTCTAAGCGATATTTTTTATCTTGACTAGATAATTTATATTTTAATTATCAAAAAACCCAATGTTTTAAATTATTTATTTTATTGTGGTAAGCTAGAGTTTGATTAGAAATTAAAAATTTTAACTTTCACGTAGATATCTGTATGCTAAAGAGATTTTTCATATTTTGTATTTTAAGTTCATTTACACTTATTCAAGGATGTTCTAGTTCATCGCCTATTAACTTAATTAGTCTTCCAGAAAAATCTGTTTCTTGTCCTGTTATTCAGGTTTGTTTTACTCCAGGACAGGATTGTACCCATCAAATTACCAATCATATTGCAAAAGCTGAGCATTCTATTCTTGTTCAAGCCTACAATTTTACTTCTAAAGATATTGCCGATGCATTAATCAAAGCCAAGAAAAAAGGCGTTAAAATTAAAGTTATATTAGATAAAAGCCAACGTTCACAAAAATATAGTTTATTACATTACATCGTTGATGCTGGAATTCCTGTCTGGATCGATACTAAACCTGCTATTGCTCATAATAAAATCATGATTATCGACGGAAAAGAAGTCATTACCGGGTCTTTCAACTTTACCGATTCAGCTCAAAAGCGAAATGCTGAAAACTTAGTATTTATAACTGACTCTAAACTCGCACAGAAATATATTGAAAACTGGGA
This window contains:
- a CDS encoding phospholipase D family protein, with amino-acid sequence MLKRFFIFCILSSFTLIQGCSSSSPINLISLPEKSVSCPVIQVCFTPGQDCTHQITNHIAKAEHSILVQAYNFTSKDIADALIKAKKKGVKIKVILDKSQRSQKYSLLHYIVDAGIPVWIDTKPAIAHNKIMIIDGKEVITGSFNFTDSAQKRNAENLVFITDSKLAQKYIENWEKRERQSSPYSP